From a single Ooceraea biroi isolate clonal line C1 chromosome 12, Obir_v5.4, whole genome shotgun sequence genomic region:
- the LOC105286139 gene encoding translation elongation factor 2, with product MVNFTVDEIRAMMDKKKNIRNMSVIAHVDHGKSTLTDSLVSKAGIIAGAKAGETRFTDTRKDEQERCITIKSTAISMYFELDEKDLVFIVNPDQRDKDEKGFLINLIDSPGHVDFSSEVTAALRVTDGALVVVDCVSGVCVQTETVLRQAIAERIKPVLFMNKMDRALLELQLDSEDLYQTFQRIVENVNVIIATYSDDDGPMGEVRVDPSKGSVGFGSGLHGWAFTLKQFSEMYAEKFKIDVVKLMNRLWGESFFNPKTKKWSKQKEVDNKRSFCMYVLDPIYKVFDSIMNYKKEEADNLLKKLGIVLKPEDKDKDGKALLKVVMRTWLPAGEALLQMIAIHLPSPVTAQKYRMEMLYEGPLDDEAAIGIKNCDPNGPLMMYVSKMVPTSDKGRFYAFGRVFSGKVCTGMKARIMGPNFQPGKKEDLYEKAIQRTILMMGRYVEAIEDVPSGNICGLVGVDQFLVKTGTITTFKDAHNMKVMKFSVSPVVRVAVEPKNPADLPKLVEGLKRLAKSDPMVQCIIEESGEHIIAGAGELHLEICLKDLEEDHACIPIKKSDPVVSYRETISEQSNQMCLSKSPNKHNRLFMMACPMPDGLAEDIDSGEVNPRDDFKVRARYLNEKYDYDVTEARKIWCFGPDGSGPNILVDCTKGVQYLNEIKDSVVAGFQWATKEGVLSEENLRGVRFNIHDVTLHADAIHRGGGQIIPTTRRCLYACLLTASPRIMEPVYLCEIQCPEVAVGGIYGVLNRRRGHVFEEQQVAGTPMFVVKAYLPVNESFGFTADLRSNTGGQAFPQCVFDHWQILPGDPMEASTRPYQVVQDTRKRKGLKEGLPDLNAYLDKL from the exons ATG GTGAACTTTACGGTAGACGAGATCCGTGCCATGATggacaagaagaagaacaTCAGAAACATGTCCGTCATCGCGCACGTCGATCACGGAAAGTCAACTCTGACCGACTCCCTTGTATCCAAAGCCGGCATCATTGCTGGCGCCAAGGCTGGTGAGACCCGGTTTACTGATACGCGCAAGGATGAGCAGGAACGTTGTATCACTATCAAGTCCAC CGCTATTTCCATGTACTTCGAGCTCGATGAGAAGGATTTAGTCTTCATTGTAAATCCCGATCAACGTGACAAGGACGAGAAgggctttttaattaatctgatCGACTCGCCCGGACACGTAGACTTTTCCAGTGAAGTGACAGCTGCCCTCCGCGTCACCGACGGagctctcgtcgtcgtcgattgCGTATCTG GTGTATGCGTACAAACCGAAACTGTGCTGCGCCAGGCTATTGCCGAGCGCATCAAGCCCGTTTTGTTCATGAACAAGATGGATCGCGCGCTGCTGGAGCTTCAGCTCGACAGCGAGGATCTCTATCAAACCTTCCAGCGTATCGTCGAAAACGTGAACGTCATCATCGCGACGTACTCCGACGATGACGGTCCCATGGGCGAAGTTAGA GTAGATCCCAGCAAGGGCTCCGTAGGCTTCGGCTCCGGTCTTCACGGTTGGGCCTTCACTCTGAAACAATTCTCCGAGATGTACGCCGAGAAGTTCAAGATTGACGTGGTGAAGCTGATGAACAGACTGTGGGGCGAGTCGTTCTTCAATCCGAAAACCAAGAAGTGGAGCAAACAGAAGGAGGTCGATAACAAACGATCCTTCTGCATGTACGTCTTAGATCCAATTTACAAG GTGTTCGATAGTATTATGAATTACAAGAAAGAGGAGGCAGACAACCTGCTGAAGAAACTGGGCATCGTGCTGAAGCCCGAGGACAAGGACAAGGACGGAAAGGCTCTGCTGAAG GTTGTCATGAGAACGTGGCTGCCCGCTGGTGAGGCTCTGCTGCAGATGATTGCCATCCATCTGCCGTCTCCCGTAACCGCTCAAAAGTACCGTATGGAGATGCTGTACGAAGGACCGCTCGACGACGAGGCTGCCATTGGAATCAAG AACTGCGATCCGAACGGACCGCTGATGATGTACGTCTCGAAGATGGTACCGACCTCCGACAAGGGACGCTTCTACGCCTTCGGCCGAGTGTTCTCGGGCAAGGTGTGCACCGGCATGAAGGCTCGCATCATGGGGCCCAACTTCCAGCCGGGCAAGAAGGAGGATCTCTACGAGAAGGCTATTCAGCGTACGATCCTGATGATGGGCCGCTACGTCGAAGCCATCGAGGATGTGCCTTCTG GAAATATTTGCGGTCTTGTCGGCGTCGACCAATTCCTGGTCAAGACTGGTACCATCACGACATTCAAGGACGCGCATAACATGAAGGTCATGAAGTTCTCTGTCTCGCCCGTCGTGCGTGTCGCCGTTGAGCCGAAGAATCCCGCGGATCTGCCAAAACTGGTCGAAG GTCTCAAACGTCTGGCGAAATCTGACCCTATGGTGCAGTGTATTATCGAGGAGTCTGGCGAGCATATCATCGCCGGCGCTGGCGAGTTGCATCTCGAGATCTGTCTGAAAGACTTGGAGGAGGATCACGCGTGCATCCCGATCAAGAAGTCCGATCCCGTCGTATCGTACAGAGAAACCATCTCGGAACAGTCGAATCAGATGTGTCTGTCGAAATCACCGAACAAGCACAATCGTCTGTTCATGATGGCTTGCCCAATGCCCGACGGTCTCGCTGAGGACATTGACAGC GGTGAGGTGAACCCGCGAGACGACTTCAaggtgcgcgcgcgttacttGAACGAGAAGTACGATTATGACGTGACGGAAGCGAGGAAAATCTGGTGCTTCGGGCCGGACGGCAGCGGACCCAACATACTGGTTGACTGCACCAAGGGTGTACAGTACCTCAACGAGATCAAGGATTCAGTGGTGGCTGGATTCCAGTGGGCCACAAAAGAGGGTGTTCTCTCGGAGGAGAACTTGCGAGGCGTGCGCTTCAACATTCATGACGTCACGTTACACGCCGACGCGATCCACAGAGGTGGCGGCCAGATTATCCCTACCACAAGACGTTGCCTTTATGCCTGTCTGCTCACTGCCTCACCCCGAATTATGGAACCCGTTTACTTGTGTGAAATCCAG TGCCCGGAGGTGGCGGTTGGCGGTATCTACGGTGTGCTGAACCGCAGAAGAGGTCATGTGTTCGAGGAACAGCAAGTGGCGGGTACTCCCATGTTCGTAGTTAAGGCTTACCTTCCTGTAAACGAATCCTTCGGCTTCACCGCCGACCTGCGTTCCAACACCGGTGGTCAGGCGTTCCCGCAGTGCGTGTTCGATCACTGGCAGATCCTGCCGGGCGATCCAATGGAAGCCAGCACTCGACCATACCAAGTCGTGCAG GATACACGTAAGAGGAAGGGATTGAAGGAGGGTCTCCCAGATTTGAACGCATACCTTGATAAATTGTAA
- the LOC105286138 gene encoding LOW QUALITY PROTEIN: uncharacterized protein LOC105286138 (The sequence of the model RefSeq protein was modified relative to this genomic sequence to represent the inferred CDS: deleted 1 base in 1 codon), whose protein sequence is MATLESYTNGSAGTNGGIGRRNAVPIIHVRGTHYEIGFDIGRTFAKMIQDFVSIYAPLNETYLPLFATEKGRMVYEETLDVVKKQFPQYVREIQGTADGANVPFHKLFLMHLDDIISNATNGTQANVLPVGCSTIICNQPGHEIIGHNEDALSETLNHWYLVRAHVVEVGCKEEKFTSLSYAGFLPGYTMGYNHHGLVYSINTLSAAVLRSGKIPRYFLTPALLGVENFVQAQETLRNEGCGAAEGFSVNMTFLAQEGDRMFHNAEVGPAEADSARSQLNVLTVSPGENTSHCNKYLRLKVAEVEGLIIQSSIKRMKAISKHPPAKCRQDVIDILSDQTDDEFRVYQEIGCDDYVKTLATGIFDCKERTWSIYTDKPQCNEPILVIPMQLRDPQSGKANK, encoded by the exons ATGGCCACTCTCGAATCTTACACAAATGGATCGGCGGGCACGAACGGCGGCATAGGCCGCAGGAACGCTGTCCCTATAATCCACGTACGGGGAACGCACTACGAGATCGGCTTCGATATC GGGCGTACTTTCGCTAAGATGATCCAAGATTTTGTGAGCATCTATGCGCCGCTGAACGAAACCTATCTGCCGCTGTTCGCCACCGAGAAGGGAAGGATGGTTTACGAAGAAACCCTGGATGTAGTCAAGAAACAGTTTCCGCAGTACGTGAGGGAGATCCAGGGAACGGCGGACGGCGCGAATGTTCCATTTCATAAa CTGTTTCTGATGCATTTGGACGATATTATTTCGAATGCCACCAATGGAACGCAGGCGAACGTGCTTCCAGTCGGTTGTTCAACCATCATATGCAATCAACCGGGACAT GAGATCATCGGGCACAACGAGGATGCCCTCAGCGAGACCTTGAACCACTGGTACCTCGTAAGGGCTCACGTTGTCGAGGTAGGATGCAAGGAGGAGAAGTTCACGTCGCTGAGCTACGCCGGCTTCCTGCCGGGCTACACGATGGGCTATAATCATCACGGTCTCGTTTACAGCATCAACACACTCAGCGCTGCGGTCCTGCGATCCGGCAAGATAC CGCGGTACTTCTTGACCCCG GCGCTGCTGGGCGTGGAGAACTTCGTGCAGGCGCAGGAGACGCTGAGGAACGAGGGCTGCGGTGCGGCCGAGGGCTTCTCCGTGAACATGACGTTCCTCGCGCAGGAGGGCGATCGGATGTTTCACAACGCCGAGGTGGGCCCGGCCGAGGCGGACTCCGCGCGCTCCCAGCTGAACGTCCTGACCGTCAGTCCGGGCGAGAACACGTCGCACTGCAACAA GTATCTGCGGCTGAAGGTGGCGGAAGTGGAGGGACTGATCATTCAGAGCAGCATCAAGAGGATGAAGGCGATCTCCAAGCACCCGCCGGCCAAGTGTCGCCAGGACGTGATCGATATACTTAGTGATCAAACGGATGATGAGTTTAGGGTCTACCAGGAGATCGGTTGCGACGATTACGTCAAGACGCTCGCCACCG GTATCTTCGACTGCAAGGAGCGCACGTGGTCCATTTACACGGACAAGCCGCAGTGCAACGAGCCGATACTGGTGATACCCATGCAACTGCGAGATCCGCAAAGCGGCAAGGCGAACAAATAA
- the LOC105278883 gene encoding uncharacterized protein LOC105278883 isoform X2 — protein MCGRNNNLTNIYYAKELLSYLKHRHLKHVWQEFINRPAEQQLLEEVATLAAQWFQPDKNISYLHIESHLDKIAQQVMEHLKSVNPNHPIFLALREQFLFWKCHNIDENHWDNSDGRQILDSLCKILFFELNFRAVGYGEIGRRRTAHAFIHSVLEMKVGKALPLAIIFQSVARRLGIRCDLLSFPVILANSWGYSYWLLRWKPKWNLNPNDEECFYINVLHRGIILDNNWSRICEVAKCTIRSDSYCRVNTFELLLEISYYYAVSVDCFLEATIVRSFKGVAYVTDKICWFSRLLDLIKREKGYLTTFEFYIRDKDTILKFIQRVQKVQSNALNEKGWTKLARDTVTGMVSVVCKKDKCRLKRKKRKAGMKFAVGMIVRILSSNKIGVIIRWEKLELSLRTKKSSLYYTVLCDCKKTHCVPEENLRRVVKSIRIPINTDITGIYFSTFKAKLV, from the exons ATGTG TGGACGTAATAATAAcctgacaaatatttattacgctaAAGAGCTTCTGTCATATCTGAAGCATCGTCATTTAAAACACGTGTGGCAAGAATTTATAAATCGCCCTGCTGAACAGCAGCTACTAGAAGAGGTGGCAACTTTAGCTGCACAATGGTTTCAGCCGGACAAAAATATCTCTTATTTGCATATAGAAAGCCACCTGGATAAAATCGCACAACAGGTAATGGAGCATCTTAAAAGTGTGAATCCCAATCATCCGATATTCTTGGCATTGCGTGAACAATTCTTGTTTTGGAAATGCCATAATATCGATGAAAATCACTGGGACAACAGCGATGGAAGACAAATTCTAGATAGTCTTtgcaagatattattttttgaacTAAACTTCCGTGCAGTTGGATATGGTGAGATAGGAAGACGACGCACAGCACATGCATTCATACATTCC GTCTTAGAGATGAAAGTTGGTAAAGCACTACCGCTGGCAATCATATTCCAGAGTGTTGCAAGAAGACTTGGCATACGCTGTGATCTACTATCTTTTCCTGTAATTTTAGCTAATAGCTGGGGCTACAGTTATTGGTTATTAAGATGGAAACCAAAATG gaatctAAATCCTAATGACGAAGAATGCTTTTATATCAATGTCTTACATCGTGGAATCATTCTAGATAATAACTGGTCCAGAATTTGTGAGGTTGCAAAATGTACCATACGTTCTGATAGCTATTGCAGAGTAAATACCTTCGAG CTCCTACTAGAAATAAGTTACTATTATGCTGTATCAGTAGATTGTTTTTTGGAGGCAACGATTGTTAGAAGTTTTAAAGGCGTCGCATACGTGACTGATAAAATTTGTTGGTTTTCGAGGCTTCTAGATCTGATAAAACGAGAGAAGGGATACCTGACGACCTTCGAGTTTTATATAAGAGACAAGGACactatattgaaatttatacaaCGAGTGCAAAAG GTTCAATCTAATGCACTCAATGAAAAGGGATGGACCAAGTTAGCACGAGATACAGTAACTGGGATGGTATCTGTG GTATgtaaaaaagacaaatgcagACTCAaacgaaagaagagaaaggcTGGAATGAAATTCGCAGTTGGAATGATCGTGAGAATTCTCTCTTCGAATAAAATAGGCGTGATAATCAGATGGGAGAAGTTAGAATTGAGCTTGAGAACCAAGAAATCATCTTTATACTACACAGTCCTTTGCGACTGCAAGAAGACACATTGTGTCCCCGAAG AGAATTTAAGAAGAGTAGTTAAGAGTATACGGATACCTATAAACACCGACATAACCggcatatatttttctacattcAAAG cTAAGCTGGTTTAG
- the LOC105278883 gene encoding uncharacterized protein LOC105278883 isoform X1 encodes MCGRNNNLTNIYYAKELLSYLKHRHLKHVWQEFINRPAEQQLLEEVATLAAQWFQPDKNISYLHIESHLDKIAQQVMEHLKSVNPNHPIFLALREQFLFWKCHNIDENHWDNSDGRQILDSLCKILFFELNFRAVGYGEIGRRRTAHAFIHSVLEMKVGKALPLAIIFQSVARRLGIRCDLLSFPVILANSWGYSYWLLRWKPKWNLNPNDEECFYINVLHRGIILDNNWSRICEVAKCTIRSDSYCRVNTFELLLEISYYYAVSVDCFLEATIVRSFKGVAYVTDKICWFSRLLDLIKREKGYLTTFEFYIRDKDTILKFIQRVQKVQSNALNEKGWTKLARDTVTGMVSVVCKKDKCRLKRKKRKAGMKFAVGMIVRILSSNKIGVIIRWEKLELSLRTKKSSLYYTVLCDCKKTHCVPEENLRRVVKSIRIPINTDITGIYFSTFKGTYYMPNKILASEYPDDVLYLTYKKQLTFK; translated from the exons ATGTG TGGACGTAATAATAAcctgacaaatatttattacgctaAAGAGCTTCTGTCATATCTGAAGCATCGTCATTTAAAACACGTGTGGCAAGAATTTATAAATCGCCCTGCTGAACAGCAGCTACTAGAAGAGGTGGCAACTTTAGCTGCACAATGGTTTCAGCCGGACAAAAATATCTCTTATTTGCATATAGAAAGCCACCTGGATAAAATCGCACAACAGGTAATGGAGCATCTTAAAAGTGTGAATCCCAATCATCCGATATTCTTGGCATTGCGTGAACAATTCTTGTTTTGGAAATGCCATAATATCGATGAAAATCACTGGGACAACAGCGATGGAAGACAAATTCTAGATAGTCTTtgcaagatattattttttgaacTAAACTTCCGTGCAGTTGGATATGGTGAGATAGGAAGACGACGCACAGCACATGCATTCATACATTCC GTCTTAGAGATGAAAGTTGGTAAAGCACTACCGCTGGCAATCATATTCCAGAGTGTTGCAAGAAGACTTGGCATACGCTGTGATCTACTATCTTTTCCTGTAATTTTAGCTAATAGCTGGGGCTACAGTTATTGGTTATTAAGATGGAAACCAAAATG gaatctAAATCCTAATGACGAAGAATGCTTTTATATCAATGTCTTACATCGTGGAATCATTCTAGATAATAACTGGTCCAGAATTTGTGAGGTTGCAAAATGTACCATACGTTCTGATAGCTATTGCAGAGTAAATACCTTCGAG CTCCTACTAGAAATAAGTTACTATTATGCTGTATCAGTAGATTGTTTTTTGGAGGCAACGATTGTTAGAAGTTTTAAAGGCGTCGCATACGTGACTGATAAAATTTGTTGGTTTTCGAGGCTTCTAGATCTGATAAAACGAGAGAAGGGATACCTGACGACCTTCGAGTTTTATATAAGAGACAAGGACactatattgaaatttatacaaCGAGTGCAAAAG GTTCAATCTAATGCACTCAATGAAAAGGGATGGACCAAGTTAGCACGAGATACAGTAACTGGGATGGTATCTGTG GTATgtaaaaaagacaaatgcagACTCAaacgaaagaagagaaaggcTGGAATGAAATTCGCAGTTGGAATGATCGTGAGAATTCTCTCTTCGAATAAAATAGGCGTGATAATCAGATGGGAGAAGTTAGAATTGAGCTTGAGAACCAAGAAATCATCTTTATACTACACAGTCCTTTGCGACTGCAAGAAGACACATTGTGTCCCCGAAG AGAATTTAAGAAGAGTAGTTAAGAGTATACGGATACCTATAAACACCGACATAACCggcatatatttttctacattcAAAGGTACTTATTATATGCCAAATAAGATACTGGCAAGTGAATATCCAGATgacgtattatatttaacttaTAAAAAACAACTAACATTTAAGTAA